The Lewinellaceae bacterium genome has a segment encoding these proteins:
- a CDS encoding excinuclease ABC subunit C: MTTTDYKNIADTLPKQPGVYRFIDETGVILYVGKAKNLKNRLASYFGERQDRAFKTRNLVRHADHIEYTIVETEADALLLENTLIKKFQPRYNVMLKDAKGYSYICIKNERFPRLFITRKVIRDGSTYFGPYTSRTRLKIILDLIKQLFPLRTCTFNLSEKNIWEEKFKVCLEYHIKNCMGPCVGLESEEEYNVKIDQIKNMLKGHFKEVISHFQSEMEKHAHNLEFEKAQQIKEKLSAFQDYQGKSTVVSINIKDVDVFSIASNEKEAFVNYMKVVNGAIIQAHTQEMDKNLNEDERDLLEYTIPTLRERFNSFCDEVIVPFKVSLPDKDIKVTIPQRGDKKQLLDLSTKNVKYYLLQKQKQEVTQTRKQTSTERILKTIQSDLQMEALPLHIECFDNSNFHGSFPVSSCVVFKNGKPSKKDYRHFNIKTVEGPNDFASMEEVIYRRYSRLLKEEQSLPQLVIIDGGKGQLSASMNSIKKLGLEGKMTVVGIAKRLEEIFFPGDSIPLYINKKSESLKVIQHARNEAHRFAITFHRNQRSKGFLTTELTGIPGIGQKTADKLLSHFGSVKKLKAATLSEIAKEVGMATAKKIVDWSNQP, encoded by the coding sequence TTGACCACCACCGACTACAAAAACATCGCCGATACCCTGCCCAAACAGCCGGGGGTTTATCGTTTCATCGATGAAACGGGGGTGATCCTGTATGTCGGGAAAGCCAAAAATCTTAAAAACAGGCTGGCTTCCTATTTTGGCGAGCGACAGGATCGGGCGTTCAAAACCCGCAACCTGGTCAGGCATGCCGATCATATTGAATATACCATTGTTGAAACGGAAGCCGATGCCCTGCTGCTGGAAAATACCCTGATCAAAAAATTCCAGCCCCGGTATAACGTAATGTTGAAAGATGCCAAGGGTTATTCTTACATCTGCATCAAAAATGAGCGTTTTCCCAGGCTTTTCATCACCCGCAAAGTCATCAGGGACGGATCCACCTATTTCGGCCCCTACACTTCCCGCACCCGGTTAAAGATTATCCTCGACCTCATCAAGCAATTGTTCCCCCTGCGCACGTGTACCTTCAATCTTTCTGAAAAGAATATCTGGGAAGAAAAATTCAAGGTTTGCCTGGAGTACCACATTAAAAACTGTATGGGTCCTTGCGTAGGACTGGAAAGCGAGGAGGAATACAACGTCAAAATCGACCAGATCAAAAATATGCTCAAGGGGCATTTTAAGGAGGTGATCAGCCACTTTCAATCGGAAATGGAGAAACATGCTCATAACCTCGAATTCGAAAAAGCCCAACAGATCAAGGAGAAACTTTCCGCTTTCCAGGATTACCAGGGAAAATCTACCGTAGTGAGCATCAACATCAAAGATGTGGACGTATTTTCGATCGCTTCCAATGAAAAGGAAGCCTTTGTCAATTACATGAAAGTCGTCAACGGCGCCATCATTCAGGCCCATACCCAGGAGATGGATAAAAACCTGAACGAAGACGAACGCGACCTGCTGGAATATACCATTCCCACCCTTCGGGAACGCTTCAACAGTTTTTGTGATGAGGTCATTGTACCCTTTAAAGTTTCTCTGCCGGATAAAGACATAAAGGTGACTATTCCCCAGCGGGGCGACAAAAAACAATTGCTCGACCTCTCCACCAAAAATGTGAAATACTACCTATTGCAAAAACAAAAACAGGAAGTCACCCAAACCCGTAAACAAACCAGTACCGAAAGAATCCTGAAAACCATTCAATCCGACCTGCAGATGGAAGCCCTGCCCCTGCACATCGAGTGTTTTGATAACTCTAATTTTCATGGCTCCTTTCCCGTCTCCTCCTGCGTGGTTTTCAAAAACGGGAAGCCTTCCAAAAAGGATTACCGTCATTTTAACATAAAAACCGTCGAAGGCCCCAACGATTTTGCCAGCATGGAAGAGGTCATTTACCGACGCTACAGCCGTTTACTGAAAGAAGAACAATCCCTTCCACAACTTGTCATTATTGACGGGGGCAAAGGGCAGTTGAGCGCCTCCATGAATAGCATCAAAAAACTGGGGCTGGAAGGCAAAATGACGGTCGTTGGCATCGCCAAGCGACTGGAAGAGATTTTCTTTCCCGGCGATTCCATCCCGTTGTATATCAATAAAAAATCGGAATCCCTCAAAGTCATCCAGCATGCCCGGAACGAGGCCCACCGATTCGCCATCACCTTTCACCGCAACCAACGCTCCAAAGGATTCCTCACCACCGAACTCACGGGTATTCCGGGCATCGGCCAAAAGACCGCCGATAAACTGCTGAGCCATTTTGGTTCGGTCAAAAAACTTAAAGCCGCCACTTTGAGCGAAATCGCTAAAGAAGTGGGCATGGCCACGGCGAAGAAAATTGTGGATTGGTCCAATCAGCCTTGA
- a CDS encoding T9SS type A sorting domain-containing protein translates to MKNLSTLFNLLLFFSGALLAQSGELDPSFADNGIFAWDINGQHDVPNGMAIQEDGKMVFMLSLDYPTVFNFDVAIVRLNQDGSIDSTFAENGIYHYINPAATDLGYGIQVLDDGKILASGAHGTSNANPEMLLIKLNPDGTPDETFGNNGIVIQPIGTSEDYAFCFSLTAEGKIIAGGISYLPGYNYQRNVVCRFNANGSLDSTFADNGVFLWNDNMTHNDILDVAVTEEGDILACGMSAPAGTDRLSIYKILEDGSALDSTFATNGELLAPFQGKAYGIIIHSNGNILIAGNNTNVNGSDLLVLAYRQDGSPNLDFGQDGIFIIDANINDYASALIEQPDGKVIAVGSSGGAFLSLPPGGFFSVRMDAMGNLDTSWGGTGYVTTAMSTGIGSRALDVALQADGKVVLAGAWANDQGNDMMVIRYGNFIDADMDGYGLEEDCNDNVFAINPGAEEIPNNEIDEDCDGMDLMVGLHETALAQQFNVYPNPTNNTVNIDFDQASFTIEFIEIYDYQGKKVENITEISANNNITIDLSDFPKGLWVLTFHTNAGIFGKRVVKI, encoded by the coding sequence ATGAAAAATTTAAGCACCTTATTCAACTTGCTCCTGTTTTTTTCAGGAGCCCTGTTGGCCCAATCAGGCGAACTGGATCCTTCTTTTGCCGATAATGGAATTTTCGCCTGGGATATAAACGGGCAACATGACGTCCCAAACGGTATGGCCATCCAGGAAGATGGTAAAATGGTTTTTATGCTATCCCTGGATTATCCAACTGTTTTTAATTTCGACGTTGCCATTGTTCGCCTCAACCAGGACGGATCCATTGATTCCACCTTCGCAGAAAATGGCATTTACCACTACATCAATCCCGCAGCCACTGATCTGGGCTATGGCATCCAGGTACTGGACGATGGAAAAATTCTGGCTTCAGGGGCGCATGGAACCAGCAATGCCAACCCGGAAATGCTCCTGATCAAATTAAATCCCGACGGGACGCCGGACGAGACCTTTGGCAACAACGGTATTGTAATCCAACCCATCGGGACCAGTGAGGATTATGCGTTCTGCTTTTCTTTAACGGCCGAGGGAAAAATCATTGCAGGAGGCATCAGTTACCTGCCCGGTTACAACTACCAAAGAAATGTCGTTTGCCGGTTTAATGCCAATGGCAGCCTGGACTCTACCTTTGCGGATAACGGCGTGTTCCTCTGGAACGATAATATGACTCATAACGACATACTAGATGTAGCCGTCACAGAAGAGGGGGATATCCTGGCCTGTGGCATGAGTGCCCCGGCAGGAACCGATCGTCTTTCCATTTATAAAATTTTGGAAGATGGCAGTGCTCTGGATTCCACTTTTGCCACCAATGGAGAATTGCTGGCTCCTTTTCAAGGCAAGGCTTACGGCATTATTATCCATTCTAATGGCAACATACTTATCGCAGGCAACAACACCAATGTCAATGGTAGCGACCTCCTGGTTTTGGCCTACCGACAGGATGGTTCTCCTAATTTAGATTTTGGGCAGGATGGCATTTTTATCATTGATGCGAACATCAATGATTATGCCAGTGCCTTAATAGAACAACCCGACGGAAAAGTAATAGCCGTAGGTTCATCAGGAGGCGCCTTCCTTTCGCTCCCTCCCGGAGGTTTTTTCTCCGTCAGAATGGATGCCATGGGCAACCTGGATACTTCCTGGGGCGGAACAGGTTATGTGACGACGGCAATGTCAACGGGAATAGGATCCAGGGCGCTGGATGTTGCGTTACAGGCAGACGGGAAAGTAGTGCTTGCCGGAGCATGGGCAAATGACCAGGGCAACGACATGATGGTCATAAGATACGGAAATTTCATCGACGCTGACATGGATGGTTATGGATTGGAGGAGGACTGTAATGACAATGTTTTTGCCATCAACCCCGGAGCAGAAGAAATTCCCAATAATGAAATCGATGAAGATTGTGACGGCATGGATTTAATGGTGGGCCTCCATGAAACTGCTTTGGCTCAACAATTCAACGTTTATCCTAATCCAACCAACAATACCGTTAATATTGATTTTGACCAAGCTTCGTTTACCATCGAGTTTATTGAAATCTATGACTATCAAGGTAAAAAAGTCGAAAATATTACCGAGATCTCCGCTAATAATAATATTACCATTGACCTTTCCGACTTCCCTAAGGGCTTATGGGTATTAACTTTTCATACGAATGCCGGAATTTTCGGAAAACGTGTGGTAAAAATTTAA
- a CDS encoding gliding motility-associated C-terminal domain-containing protein encodes MLAQKYVLFLTIVLAASGITKGQNLIADPGFENWDGSFGWSPGSLSGLYDWYEANGTADYHNQDPMFNGSNLTGLEDCPLGEGNTNCGFPYEGQGVLGCWKGNGPDGSREWAGTQLIEPMVAGGCYKISFWIQNKKDHPDKLLATNQWGMFFNHTQIPFFNPNLTNFAAMSDHWVACEQIIDGSDWVKVEFDYQASEAFEFAYIGFMGDYATSSNIIYNSDYLLGPYVWIDEVIVERIDPQLALSDDISICMGESVTLEAISNFPVLWEDNQSNAISRTVNPEHTTTFYVQTQDSTLCSVRDSIVVTVVGDQLVNFMGVSICDGADPVILDPTITSGSWSGPGIIDENQGLFDPVLAGIGDHYIIYDSADDCSENFTMHVEVSPPPVIDFEADVLEGCPPLEVQFNDLSAVSGIAYTWDFGNGAMSNELLATSTVYPESGNFDVSLEVVYSENCKSSQTIPGLIEVSAPPVADFTYSPAHPSNLSPEVHFFDASTGLLSEWLWDFGNGTTSDKNNANTAFVMPGIYEVQLLVTSSNGCRDSISRNVTVNSIVNFYVPNVFSPNDDGIHDLFEVFTVGPLKDYKMTIFNRWGGMVFQSNDKNTSWDGDLPNGEKAETGVYTYSIEYEYLGLTPEASFSGVQRGDVMVIR; translated from the coding sequence ATGTTAGCTCAAAAATATGTACTTTTTTTAACCATTGTACTTGCTGCATCCGGCATAACAAAAGGACAAAACCTTATTGCCGATCCCGGTTTTGAAAACTGGGACGGATCATTCGGATGGTCTCCGGGTTCCCTTTCCGGTCTTTATGATTGGTACGAAGCCAATGGAACAGCTGATTATCATAACCAGGATCCTATGTTCAACGGGTCAAATCTTACCGGCCTGGAAGATTGCCCGCTGGGAGAAGGAAATACCAATTGTGGTTTCCCCTATGAAGGCCAGGGTGTTTTAGGATGCTGGAAAGGCAATGGCCCTGATGGCTCAAGGGAATGGGCTGGTACTCAATTAATTGAGCCCATGGTTGCGGGCGGCTGTTATAAGATTTCTTTTTGGATCCAAAACAAAAAAGACCATCCGGATAAATTGCTGGCAACCAACCAGTGGGGGATGTTCTTCAATCATACTCAAATTCCTTTTTTCAACCCCAACCTCACCAACTTTGCCGCTATGTCTGACCATTGGGTAGCTTGCGAACAAATTATCGATGGCAGTGATTGGGTGAAAGTCGAATTTGACTACCAGGCCAGTGAGGCTTTTGAATTTGCCTATATCGGTTTTATGGGGGATTATGCCACTTCTTCCAATATTATCTACAACAGCGACTACCTTTTGGGACCCTATGTCTGGATTGACGAGGTCATCGTCGAAAGAATTGATCCACAGCTTGCCCTCTCCGATGATATTTCAATTTGCATGGGGGAGAGTGTGACCCTTGAAGCAATTTCTAATTTTCCGGTCCTCTGGGAAGACAATCAGAGTAATGCCATTTCCCGAACAGTAAACCCGGAACATACGACGACTTTTTATGTGCAGACACAGGATAGCACTTTATGCTCGGTAAGAGATTCTATTGTAGTAACCGTTGTTGGAGACCAGCTGGTCAATTTCATGGGTGTTTCTATTTGCGATGGCGCGGATCCGGTTATCCTCGACCCAACCATAACCAGCGGCTCCTGGAGCGGACCAGGCATAATTGATGAAAACCAGGGGCTTTTTGATCCTGTTTTGGCAGGGATTGGCGATCATTACATCATCTATGATTCAGCCGATGACTGTAGCGAAAACTTTACCATGCATGTTGAAGTTTCTCCTCCTCCTGTGATCGATTTTGAGGCAGATGTCCTGGAAGGTTGCCCGCCCCTCGAAGTTCAGTTTAATGATTTAAGTGCTGTTTCGGGTATTGCTTATACCTGGGATTTTGGAAACGGTGCCATGAGTAATGAATTATTGGCAACATCGACCGTTTACCCTGAGTCAGGAAATTTTGACGTAAGCCTGGAGGTCGTATATTCTGAAAACTGTAAAAGCAGCCAAACCATACCGGGCCTCATTGAGGTTTCGGCCCCCCCCGTAGCCGATTTTACCTATTCCCCTGCGCATCCTTCTAACCTGAGCCCTGAAGTTCACTTTTTTGATGCTTCAACAGGCCTTCTGTCGGAATGGTTATGGGATTTTGGCAATGGAACCACCAGCGATAAAAATAATGCCAATACTGCATTTGTTATGCCGGGAATTTATGAGGTCCAGTTGCTGGTTACTTCTTCGAACGGCTGCAGGGATTCCATTTCACGCAATGTAACGGTTAACAGCATTGTCAATTTTTATGTGCCCAATGTTTTTTCTCCTAACGACGATGGCATCCACGATTTATTTGAAGTATTCACGGTGGGCCCTTTAAAAGATTACAAAATGACCATATTCAACCGGTGGGGTGGTATGGTTTTTCAAAGCAATGATAAAAATACCTCATGGGATGGTGATCTGCCAAACGGTGAAAAAGCTGAAACCGGGGTTTACACCTATTCCATTGAATATGAATACCTTGGACTAACACCAGAAGCCTCTTTTTCCGGCGTTCAGCGGGGAGATGTAATGGTAATCAGATAG
- a CDS encoding T9SS type A sorting domain-containing protein, protein MRLFLLFSLMLLGMFSSAALIGQTATVHVQDDAATAIVGASVTLNTTIVLTDDSGDAIFAGLADGDYAYTVTADCYVAGAGVITIAGADNSDTTVLSLSTSNDLFINLLPPGGFGFPPSGVTVRLYNDDLSYDETLVTGGFTVFSNVPYGTYNYTLSQDCKQTVTGTTTVECTPGDIDALVAEFGVNQTTNDLFINLVPPGGFGFPPSGVTVRLYNDDLSYDETLVTGGFTVFSNVPYGTYNYTLSQDCKETVEGTTTVECTPGDIDALVAEFGVNQTTNDLFINLVPPGGFGFPPTGVTVRLYNDDLSYDETLVTGGFTVFTDVPYGTYNYTLSQDCKETVEGTTTVECTPGDIDALVAEFGVNQTTNDLFINLVPPGGFGFPPSGVTVRLYNDDLSYDETLVTGGFTVFTDVPYGTYNYTLSQDCKQTVTGTTTVECTPGDIDALVAEFGINQTTNDLFINLVPPGGFGFPPTGVTVRLYNDDLSYDETLVTGGFTVFSNVPYGTYNYTLSQDCKETVEGTTTVECTPGDIDALVAEFGINQTTNDLFINLVPPGGFGFPPSGVTVRLYNDDLSYDETLVTGGFTVFSNVPYGTYNYTLSQDCKQTVTGTTTVECTPGDIDALVAEFGINQTTNDLFINLVPPGGFGFPPSGVTVRLYNDDLSYDQTLVTGGFTVFTDVPYGTYNYTLSQDCKQTVTGTTTVECTPGDIDALVAEFGVNQTTNDLFINLVPPGGFGFPPTGVTVRLYNDDLSYDETLVTGGFTVFSNVPYGTYNYTLSKNCKQTVTGTTTVECTPGDIDALVAEFGLNQTTNGLLFQILPIGGFDIAINNASIRVWNDDLTVDQTITSSDYNLFPDLPFGTYNYSVTKDCYATVTGTTTVDCAIDVDGNPEYNSQVVELTLITTPSTINSLVFYVLPPGGLGFGINGASIRVWNDDFTVDQTIISSGYNLFADLPYGNYHYSVSKDCNVTVTGITIVDCAVDVDGNPDFVSQVVELGPTTTNNVFFFVGNFFQEPDCTITVTNTETFEQTSITGQNILGDYIVENLPYGTYNYTVSKDCFVSQTGQVVVDCQPNDGEGNQLGNAVFLGDMVPNTTNNVFFFVGNFFQEPDCTITVTNTETFEQTSITGLDILGSYVVENLPYGTYNYTVSKDCFVSQTGQVVVDCQPNDGEGNQLGNAVFLGDMVPNTTNNVFFFVGNFFQEPDCTITVTNTETFEQTSITGLDILGSYVVENLPYGTYNYTVSKDCFVSQTGQVVVDCQPNDGEGNQLGNTVFLGDMVPNTTNNVFFFVGNFFNEPDCTITVTNTETFEQTSITGLDILGSYVVENLPYGTYNYTVSKDCFVSQTGQVVVDCQPNDNQGNPQGNVVFLGDMVPNTTNNVFFFVGNFFNEPDCTITVTNTETSEQTSITGLDILGSYVVENLPYGTYNYTVSKDCFVSQTGQVVVDCQPNDNQGNPQGNVVSLGDMVPITVDNSVTQVDGTLTANATGLTYQWTLCDGTEIEGETNASFTPTVTGDYAVVVTDGNCSSTSECITVMVNGTTSLNAGDLSFYPNPVQDELTIDFEKMVSDVKVRVFNINGQLMFTQDFPETEMIKLDMSKLIPGTYMLDLTVKGESLKTSIIKM, encoded by the coding sequence ATGAGACTATTTCTACTTTTTTCACTAATGCTTCTGGGCATGTTTTCGTCGGCCGCGTTGATCGGGCAAACGGCAACTGTGCACGTACAAGATGATGCAGCTACCGCTATAGTAGGTGCTTCTGTAACGCTAAACACAACAATCGTTCTTACTGACGATAGCGGAGATGCCATTTTTGCCGGATTAGCCGACGGAGATTACGCGTATACTGTTACTGCAGATTGTTATGTGGCTGGTGCTGGTGTTATAACTATTGCGGGTGCTGATAATTCAGATACCACAGTACTGTCATTAAGTACCTCCAATGATTTGTTCATTAATTTACTCCCTCCGGGTGGGTTTGGTTTTCCTCCATCAGGCGTAACCGTGCGTCTATACAATGATGATCTGTCTTATGATGAAACACTGGTTACCGGTGGGTTTACTGTTTTTTCAAATGTGCCTTACGGTACTTACAACTATACCCTTTCCCAGGATTGTAAACAAACGGTAACCGGTACGACTACTGTAGAGTGTACTCCCGGTGATATTGACGCCCTGGTGGCTGAATTTGGCGTGAATCAAACAACCAATGATTTGTTCATCAATTTAGTTCCTCCGGGTGGTTTTGGTTTTCCTCCATCAGGCGTAACCGTGCGTCTATACAATGATGATCTGTCTTATGACGAAACACTGGTTACCGGTGGGTTTACTGTTTTTTCAAATGTGCCTTACGGCACCTATAACTACACGCTTTCCCAGGATTGTAAAGAAACTGTTGAAGGTACGACTACTGTTGAGTGTACGCCCGGTGATATTGACGCCCTGGTGGCTGAATTTGGCGTGAATCAAACAACCAATGATTTGTTTATCAATTTAGTTCCTCCGGGTGGGTTTGGTTTTCCTCCAACAGGCGTAACCGTGCGTCTATACAATGATGATCTGTCTTATGACGAAACACTGGTTACCGGTGGGTTTACTGTATTTACTGATGTCCCTTACGGTACTTACAACTATACCCTTTCTCAGGATTGTAAAGAAACTGTTGAAGGTACGACTACTGTAGAGTGTACCCCGGGTGATATTGACGCCCTGGTGGCTGAATTTGGCGTGAATCAAACAACCAATGATTTGTTCATCAATTTAGTTCCTCCGGGTGGTTTTGGTTTTCCTCCATCAGGCGTAACCGTGCGTCTATACAATGATGATCTGTCTTATGACGAAACACTGGTTACCGGTGGATTTACTGTATTTACTGATGTCCCTTACGGTACTTACAACTATACCCTTTCTCAGGATTGTAAACAAACGGTAACCGGTACGACTACTGTAGAGTGTACTCCCGGTGATATTGACGCCCTGGTGGCTGAATTTGGTATCAATCAAACAACCAATGATTTGTTCATCAATTTAGTTCCTCCGGGTGGGTTTGGTTTTCCTCCAACAGGCGTAACCGTGCGTCTATACAATGATGATCTGTCTTATGACGAAACACTGGTTACCGGTGGATTTACTGTTTTTTCAAATGTCCCTTACGGTACTTACAACTATACCCTCTCTCAGGATTGTAAAGAAACTGTTGAAGGTACGACTACTGTAGAGTGTACCCCGGGTGATATTGACGCCCTGGTGGCTGAATTTGGTATCAATCAAACAACCAATGATTTGTTCATCAATTTAGTTCCTCCGGGTGGCTTTGGTTTTCCTCCATCAGGCGTAACCGTGCGTCTATACAATGATGATCTGTCTTATGACGAAACACTGGTTACCGGTGGGTTTACTGTTTTTTCAAATGTCCCTTACGGTACTTACAACTATACCCTTTCCCAGGATTGTAAACAAACGGTAACCGGTACGACTACTGTAGAGTGTACTCCCGGTGATATTGACGCCCTGGTTGCTGAATTTGGTATCAATCAAACAACCAATGATTTGTTCATCAATTTAGTTCCTCCGGGTGGTTTTGGTTTTCCTCCATCAGGCGTAACCGTGCGTCTATACAATGATGATCTGTCTTACGACCAAACACTGGTTACCGGTGGGTTTACTGTATTTACTGATGTCCCTTACGGTACTTACAACTATACCCTTTCCCAGGATTGTAAACAAACGGTAACCGGTACGACTACTGTAGAGTGTACTCCCGGTGATATTGACGCCCTGGTGGCTGAATTTGGCGTGAATCAAACAACCAATGATTTGTTTATCAATTTAGTTCCTCCGGGTGGGTTTGGTTTTCCTCCAACAGGCGTAACCGTGCGTCTATACAATGATGATCTGTCTTATGACGAAACACTGGTTACCGGTGGGTTTACTGTTTTTTCAAATGTCCCTTACGGTACTTACAACTATACCCTTTCTAAAAATTGTAAACAAACGGTTACAGGAACGACTACCGTAGAGTGTACTCCCGGTGATATTGACGCCCTGGTTGCTGAATTTGGTCTTAATCAAACAACCAATGGCCTTCTATTCCAGATATTACCTATAGGTGGTTTTGATATTGCTATTAACAATGCATCTATTCGTGTATGGAACGATGATTTAACTGTTGACCAAACGATTACTTCAAGTGATTACAACTTGTTCCCAGACCTTCCTTTTGGCACCTATAACTATTCAGTTACCAAAGACTGTTACGCAACTGTTACTGGAACCACTACGGTAGATTGTGCTATAGATGTTGATGGCAACCCTGAATACAACAGTCAGGTGGTAGAATTGACGCTTATTACTACTCCAAGCACTATTAACAGTTTAGTGTTCTATGTATTGCCTCCAGGTGGTTTAGGTTTTGGTATTAATGGTGCATCGATCCGTGTATGGAATGATGATTTTACTGTTGATCAAACAATTATTTCCAGCGGTTACAACTTGTTTGCCGACCTTCCATATGGTAATTATCACTATTCAGTTTCTAAAGACTGTAACGTAACTGTTACGGGTATTACTATTGTAGATTGTGCTGTAGATGTTGATGGCAACCCTGACTTCGTGAGTCAGGTGGTAGAATTGGGACCCACTACTACTAACAATGTTTTCTTCTTTGTAGGCAATTTCTTCCAGGAACCTGATTGCACCATTACGGTTACCAATACGGAAACTTTCGAGCAGACTTCTATCACAGGACAAAATATCCTCGGTGATTACATTGTTGAAAATCTGCCTTATGGTACTTATAACTATACAGTAAGTAAAGATTGTTTCGTTAGTCAAACCGGTCAAGTAGTGGTGGATTGCCAACCTAATGACGGCGAAGGCAACCAATTAGGCAATGCCGTTTTCTTAGGAGATATGGTGCCGAACACAACCAACAATGTTTTCTTCTTTGTGGGCAATTTCTTCCAGGAACCTGATTGCACCATTACCGTTACCAATACGGAAACTTTCGAACAGACCTCTATCACGGGATTAGATATCCTGGGTAGTTATGTTGTAGAGAACCTGCCTTACGGAACGTATAATTATACCGTAAGCAAAGATTGTTTCGTTAGTCAAACCGGTCAAGTGGTGGTGGATTGCCAACCTAATGACGGCGAAGGCAACCAATTAGGCAATGCCGTTTTCTTAGGGGATATGGTGCCTAATACAACCAACAATGTTTTCTTCTTTGTGGGCAATTTCTTCCAGGAGCCTGATTGCACCATTACCGTTACCAATACGGAAACTTTCGAACAGACCTCTATCACTGGGCTAGATATCCTGGGTAGTTATGTTGTAGAGAACCTGCCTTACGGAACGTATAATTATACCGTAAGCAAAGATTGTTTCGTTAGTCAAACCGGTCAAGTGGTGGTGGATTGCCAACCTAATGACGGCGAAGGCAACCAATTAGGCAATACCGTTTTCTTAGGGGACATGGTTCCTAATACAACCAACAATGTTTTCTTCTTTGTCGGTAATTTCTTCAATGAGCCTGATTGCACCATTACCGTTACCAATACGGAAACTTTCGAACAGACCTCTATCACAGGACTAGATATCCTGGGTAGTTATGTTGTAGAGAATTTGCCTTATGGTACGTATAATTATACCGTAAGCAAAGATTGTTTCGTTAGTCAAACCGGCCAGGTCGTCGTCGATTGCCAGCCTAATGACAATCAGGGAAATCCACAAGGCAATGTTGTTTTCTTAGGGGACATGGTACCTAATACAACCAACAATGTTTTCTTCTTTGTCGGTAATTTCTTCAATGAGCCGGATTGTACTATTACCGTGACCAATACGGAAACTTCCGAGCAGACTTCTATCACAGGGCTAGATATCCTGGGTAGTTATGTTGTTGAGAACCTGCCTTACGGAACGTATAATTATACCGTAAGCAAAGATTGTTTCGTTAGTCAAACCGGCCAGGTCGTCGTCGATTGCCAGCCTAATGACAATCAGGGAAATCCACAAGGCAATGTTGTTTCCTTAGGGGACATGGTGCCTATTACCGTTGACAATTCAGTTACACAAGTGGATGGAACCTTAACGGCCAATGCAACCGGATTGACCTACCAATGGACTTTGTGTGATGGAACGGAAATCGAAGGAGAGACCAATGCCTCTTTTACTCCAACAGTAACCGGAGACTATGCAGTAGTCGTTACGGATGGTAATTGTTCTTCTACTTCTGAATGCATTACCGTAATGGTTAATGGAACAACCTCTTTAAATGCCGGCGATCTGTCTTTTTATCCAAATCCGGTTCAGGATGAGTTAACAATCGATTTCGAGAAAATGGTAAGTGATGTTAAGGTACGTGTCTTTAACATTAATGGACAGCTGATGTTTACTCAAGATTTTCCGGAAACGGAGATGATTAAACTGGATATGTCAAAACTAATTCCCGGAACTTATATGCTTGACTTAACAGTTAAGGGAGAAAGTTTAAAAACTTCCATTATAAAAATGTAA